A single genomic interval of Mercenaria mercenaria strain notata unplaced genomic scaffold, MADL_Memer_1 contig_546, whole genome shotgun sequence harbors:
- the LOC128554583 gene encoding uncharacterized protein LOC128554583, whose translation MEVFYIKVMLIGILYTWTVESQTMTKQLCSQQVPTEDAECDNYDLDTFLPSKWTGNFSCTDDGMETHFVLNVTDSSSTIDLQGNMYVDGEKIYMVGSFASYFEIFAMQSDAIIKNQIANRSLSKVELNGKVQSSVFIEGAIIFQTDSGSDACSMELRRQAASVSQWCNGHGFCQRYGRRKEEYVCCCDQRYTGNYCEVEKVTTAPITTTPTIVPCYPVNNCTSHYTCGSRGQKICGVGWTGVNCDIRIADGPADCDVFDQEDFIPSEWKGNYTCNDDGKVENFTLNITQSSSSIGTVGNILIDNTSITVTGSFASFFKTFTLQGQDFVAGEIFKRNWTSVELNGILRTSLYISGKILFSQRVGTDICNVELRREAVYFDWCSGHGSCYRAGQKMNQFLCCCDPGFSGNTCQVSTFSSTTSTTSSTVPTVEATSKIPTTVQTKTALPTVHTETTVEKSASVVPETSATPKTMSTTKSLKLEDVIRPGCTSNGWNITVDISKLRELYPMVTMSHIYFGDNSCRGQVIGTTLTFKQGFRDCITSERVSGDTLLYENDLFYAIYDPINPFIVRQHQWTFTVECDVSRNEATLSHVHHDVDAHHAAVAGHYDVKMTFFKDVNFMNQIAGNPIHASIGDDIYVKVFTSAADWTVKMRLHTCYTKPTDDAGDDMTYFIIKNGCEVDSNTHIISQSTHETRFVFQDFGYSTNKEGLNIYCNATFCETKDYSPGCAQSCVSQGTHALVGK comes from the exons TAGATACATTTTTACCAAGTAAATGGACTGGAAACTTCTCTTGTACTGATGACGGTATGGAAACTCATTTCGTGCTCAACGTCACAGATTCTTCTTCAACTATTGATCTACAAGGCAACATGTATGTCGAtggagaaaaaatatatatggtgGGATCATTTGCATCTTATTTCGAAATATTCGCTATGCAGAGTGATGCAATTATTAAAAACCAGATCGCAAATCGTTCCTTAAGTAAAGTGGAACTGAACGGGAAGGTCCAAAGCTCAGTTTTTATTGAAGGAGCAATAATATTCCAAACGGATTCAGGATCGGATGCATGTTCGATGGAATTAAGAAGGCAAGCAG CTTCAGTGTCACAGTGGTGCAATGGACATGGTTTTTGTCAGAGATATGGGCGCAGAAAAGAAGAATATGTTTGCTGTTGTGATCAAA GGTATACAGGAAACTATTGTGAGGTTGAAAAAGTAACCACTGCACCAATAACTACCACACCAACTATTGTTCCGTGTTACCCTGTAAACAATTGTACGTCTCATTACACATGTGGATCTCGTGGACAGAAAATATGCGGAGTAGGTTGGACGGGAGTCAATTGTGACATACGAATAGCGGATGGACCTGCAGATTGTGATGTATTTGATC AGGAAGACTTTATACCAAGCGAATGGAAAGGCAACTACACATGTAATGATGACGGAAAAGTGGAAAATTTCACACTAAACATTACACAGTCCAGTTCCAGTATAGGAACCGTTGGAAATATTCTCATTGACAACACGAGTATAACAGTGACTGGTTCATTTGCTTCATTCTTTAAGACCTTTACCCTTCAAGGTCAAGATTTTGTCGCTGGTGAGATTTTCAAACGAAATTGGACATCTGTTGAGTTGAATGGGATATTGCGAACGTCCCTGTATATTTCTGGAAAAATTCTTTTCTCTCAAAGAGTTGGTACTGATATATGTAATGTGGAATTACGTAGGGAGGCAG TATACTTTGACTGGTGCAGTGGACACGGATCCTGCTACAGAGCCGGCCAAAAAATGAATCAGTTTTTATGTTGTTGTGATCCAG GATTCAGTGGAAATACTTGCCAAGTTTCTACATTTAGTAGTACAACGTCGACTACTTCTTCCACAGTACCTACCGTTGAAGCAACATCTAAAATACCTACTACGGTTCAAACAAAAACAGCGTTACCTACGGTTCATACAGAAACAACAGTTGAAAAGTCTGCTTCAGTAGTACCTGAAACATCAGCAACACCGAAGACCATGTCAACTACAAAAA GTTTGAAGCTAGAAGATGTCATACGTCCGGGTTGCACAAGTAATGGTTGGAATATCACTGTCGATATATCCAAATTACGGGAATTGTATCCAATGGTTACAATGAGTCATATTTATTTTGGAGACAACTCCTGCCGTGGGCAAGTTATTGGAACAACATTGACATTCAAGCAAGGGTTTCGTGACTGTATAACGAGTGAGAGG gTATCTGGTGACACGCTGTTATATGAAAACGACTTGTTCTACGCAATTTATGATCCAATTAATCCATTTATCGTACGTCAGCATCAATGGACGTTTACAGTCGAATGTGACGTCAGCCGTAATGAAGCAACGTTATCCCACGTTCATCACGACGTTGATGCACACCATGCCGCCGTTGCGGGCCATTACGATGTAAAAATGACATTCTTTAAAGATGTAAATTTCATGAATCAGATAGCAGGAAACCCAATTCATGCAAGCATTGGTGATGATATTTACGTAAAAGTATTCACTAGTGCCGCTGATTGGACCGTAAAAATGCGACTTCATACCTGCTATACAAAACCTACTGATGATGCCGGTGATGATATGACTTATTTTATTATCAAGAACGG ATGCGAGGTAGACAGTAATACCCACATCATATCCCAGTCAACACACGAGACGAGATTCGTGTTTCAGGACTTTGGGTATTCTACAAACAAGGAAGGGCTTAACATCTATTGTAATGCCACTTTTTGTGAAACTAAAGATTATTCTCCAGGATGTGCACAATCTTGTGTATCACAGGGAACACATGCTCTTGTTGGAAAATAG
- the LOC128554584 gene encoding uncharacterized protein LOC128554584, translated as MVNYMILLFKGICLLQIVQSLAAPGHVNIQVQVLQYDNPLGTSFHGSDFTSERKCCDKGQVTACSTTDMCDSYFVLCIGGITTSGLSRHCSGPKSTTKIFRNANSFGASHDNILVQSFKWDNWHAGDIEYLINVMDQDSGNDELIENFTSIRALTVGSSYENSTEHVISFINFVSLDLGVRIWCQDGYFGSDCSNKCTSNPYSVCINNQATLLPSCNDADVSSFEFTGIMNYKVTNLQLLLIKFVLQEICPKAQNAHVKIVHFSVSG; from the exons ATGGTGAATTACATGATTCTGTTGTTTAAAGGAATATGTTTACTTCAAATAGTGCAG tCACTAGCCGCACCAGGTCACGTGAATATCCAGGTACAGGTTCTTCAATATGACAACCCTTTAGGGACATCATTCCATGGTTCAGACTTTACCTCAGAGAGAAAGTGTTGTGATAAAGGTCAAGTTACAGCATGCAGTACGACAGACATGTGCGACTCGTACTTTGTGCTCTGTATTGGTGG AATCACAACCAGCGGTCTTAGTAGGCATTGTAGCGGCCCGAAAAGTACAACAAAAATCTTCAGAAATGCTAACTCGTTTGGAGCTTCACATGATAATATTTTGGTTCAGTCATTTAAGTGGGATAACTGGCATGCG GGAGACATTGAATATTTGATTAATGTAATGGATCAGGACAGCGGTAACGACGAACTTATTGAAAACTTTACATCGATCAGAGCACTAACCGTTGGTTCCAGCTATGAGAATTCTACTGAACATgtgatatcatttataaattttgtgag TTTAGATCTCGGTGTAAGGATATGGTGTCAAGACGGATACTTTGGCTCTGACTGTAGTAATAAATGTACAAGCAACCCTTACAGTGTTTGTATAAACAATCAAGCAACGCTTTTACCATCGTGCAATGACGCAG ACGTTTCTAGTTTTGAATTTACCGGAATTATGAATTACAAAGTCACAAACCTCCAACTTCTACTGATAAAGTTTGTTCTACAAGAAATCTGTCCTAAAGCACAGAATGCACATGTGAAGATCGTGCATTTTAGTGTATCTGG